A part of Agromyces protaetiae genomic DNA contains:
- a CDS encoding helix-turn-helix domain-containing protein: MKAGTSDLATLGHRIRHFRGERGLTLDQLGEAVGLAGSQLSLIENGKREPKLSALDALAGALGVELGDLLAREAPSPRAALELELGRAQASPLYASLGLPAVKPGRGIPDETLEAIVGLHRELQRRATQAIATPEEARRANTDLRERMRARNNSLPDIEELAEEQVRAAGHRTGALTHREVSVMAERLGFQLIYVNDLPASTRSITDLANGRIYLPPASIPGGHGLRSMALQAMAHRLLGHQPPPSYDQFLWQRLEINYFAAACLMPQEASVEFLQTAKREKRLAIEDFRDAFGVTHEAAALRFTNLATSHLDMTVHFLRVNGDGALQKGYENDGLPLPTDVTGSIEGQWVCKHWSARTAFEHTNRTTENYQYTDTPMGTYWCATQTGHTDAAEFSITVGVPFNQAKWFRGRETTVRAESRCPDDSCCRRAPVDLSSRWAGQAWPSARLHAHVLSPLPSGTFPGVDDAEVYAFLEAHAGE, from the coding sequence GTGAAGGCAGGAACCTCCGATCTCGCGACCCTCGGTCACCGCATCCGCCACTTCCGCGGCGAGCGCGGGCTCACCCTCGATCAGCTCGGCGAGGCCGTCGGGCTCGCGGGCAGTCAGCTCTCGCTCATCGAGAACGGCAAGCGCGAGCCCAAACTCTCGGCGCTCGACGCGCTCGCGGGCGCTCTCGGCGTCGAACTCGGCGACCTCCTCGCCCGCGAGGCACCGAGCCCGCGCGCGGCCCTCGAACTCGAACTCGGCCGCGCCCAGGCGTCGCCGCTGTATGCGAGCCTCGGTCTGCCCGCGGTCAAGCCCGGCCGGGGCATCCCAGACGAGACGCTCGAAGCGATCGTCGGCCTGCACCGCGAACTGCAGCGTCGCGCGACGCAAGCGATCGCGACGCCCGAAGAGGCACGGCGCGCCAACACCGACCTGCGCGAACGCATGCGCGCCCGGAACAACTCCCTCCCCGACATCGAAGAGCTCGCCGAGGAGCAGGTGCGTGCCGCAGGGCACCGCACGGGCGCCCTCACGCACCGCGAGGTGAGCGTCATGGCCGAGCGGCTCGGGTTCCAGCTCATCTACGTCAACGACCTGCCGGCGTCGACCCGGTCGATCACCGACCTCGCGAACGGGCGCATCTACCTGCCGCCCGCGTCGATCCCAGGCGGCCACGGCTTGCGCTCGATGGCGTTGCAGGCGATGGCGCACCGGCTGCTCGGGCACCAGCCGCCGCCGAGCTACGACCAGTTCCTGTGGCAGCGGCTCGAGATCAACTACTTCGCTGCCGCGTGCCTGATGCCGCAAGAGGCATCCGTCGAGTTCCTCCAGACCGCCAAGCGCGAGAAGCGGCTCGCGATCGAGGACTTCCGCGACGCGTTCGGCGTCACCCACGAGGCCGCGGCGTTGCGGTTCACGAACCTTGCGACGTCGCACCTCGACATGACCGTGCACTTCCTGCGGGTGAACGGCGACGGCGCCCTGCAGAAGGGCTACGAGAACGACGGGCTGCCGCTGCCGACCGATGTGACCGGCTCGATCGAGGGCCAGTGGGTGTGCAAGCACTGGAGCGCGCGCACGGCGTTCGAGCACACGAACCGCACGACCGAGAACTATCAGTACACCGACACGCCCATGGGCACGTACTGGTGCGCGACGCAGACGGGCCACACCGATGCCGCCGAGTTCTCGATCACGGTCGGGGTGCCGTTCAATCAGGCGAAGTGGTTCCGCGGTCGCGAGACGACGGTGCGCGCCGAGTCGAGGTGTCCGGATGACTCGTGCTGCCGCCGTGCGCCCGTCGACCTCTCGTCGCGGTGGGCGGGGCAGGCGTGGCCGAGCGCGCGCCTGCACGCGCACGTGCTGTCGCCGCTGCCGTCGGGCACGTTCCCGGGCGTCGACGACGCCGAGGTGTACGCGTTCTTGGAGGCGCACGCCGGCGAGTAG
- a CDS encoding permease prefix domain 1-containing protein, translating into MTTAPGTLTDRYVWAVTRNVPDAQRADLDRELRERIGDSIDALVETGRAPADAERMALTELGDPGALAASYVDRPLQLIGPRYYLTWWRLIKLLYSVVLPIAVAAVAFGQVLGQEPVGQIIGTTITAAIAIAVHLGFWTTLVFAVLDRNPRADAELPWAIDMLPLVPPPARLSRRADLIASLVFLGIFAALIVWQQFGVPYVPGLEGVPFLNPDLWSFWLPYFLGLIALEILFAIAIYRWGWNPWLAGTNLLLNLAFAVPAIWLFTTGQLVSPEAIAAMGWPWDADSEWVVTAVVVVTIAGVAVWDVIDGVIKTVRGRGGSVLALGHI; encoded by the coding sequence ATGACCACCGCACCGGGCACCCTCACCGACCGCTACGTGTGGGCGGTGACCCGCAACGTGCCAGACGCCCAGCGCGCCGATCTCGACCGCGAGCTCCGCGAGCGCATCGGCGACTCGATCGACGCGCTCGTCGAGACGGGCCGCGCCCCCGCCGACGCCGAGCGCATGGCGCTCACCGAGCTCGGCGACCCCGGCGCCCTCGCCGCGAGCTACGTCGACCGTCCGCTCCAGCTCATCGGCCCGCGCTACTACCTGACGTGGTGGCGGCTCATCAAGCTGCTCTACAGCGTCGTGCTGCCGATCGCGGTCGCGGCCGTCGCCTTCGGGCAGGTGCTCGGGCAGGAGCCCGTCGGTCAGATCATCGGCACGACGATCACGGCGGCGATCGCGATCGCCGTGCACCTCGGGTTCTGGACGACGCTCGTCTTCGCCGTCCTCGACCGGAACCCGCGCGCCGACGCCGAGCTCCCCTGGGCGATCGACATGCTGCCGCTCGTACCGCCGCCCGCCCGGCTCTCGCGGCGCGCCGACCTCATCGCGTCGCTCGTGTTCCTGGGCATCTTCGCTGCGCTCATCGTGTGGCAGCAGTTCGGCGTTCCGTACGTCCCCGGACTCGAGGGCGTGCCGTTCCTGAACCCCGACCTGTGGAGCTTCTGGCTGCCGTACTTCCTGGGCCTCATCGCGCTCGAGATCCTCTTCGCGATCGCGATCTACCGCTGGGGGTGGAACCCGTGGCTCGCGGGAACCAACCTGCTCCTGAACCTCGCGTTCGCCGTGCCGGCGATCTGGCTCTTCACGACGGGGCAGCTCGTGAGCCCCGAGGCGATCGCCGCGATGGGATGGCCGTGGGACGCCGACTCCGAGTGGGTCGTCACCGCGGTCGTGGTCGTCACGATCGCCGGCGTCGCCGTGTGGGACGTCATCGACGGCGTCATCAAGACCGTCCGGGGGCGCGGCGGCTCGGTCCTCGCCCTCGGGCACATCTAG
- a CDS encoding SDR family NAD(P)-dependent oxidoreductase, protein MELIGASAIVTGGASGLGRGTAQVLAAAGAEVVIVDLPGSPGEQTAVELWDVTGGRVRFAAADVTDEASVQAAIDLAQERAPLRVAVSCAGIATAGRTVGRDGPLALAAFERTIRVNLIGTFNVARLAAAAMAANEPVSLQSLPGVPPTEERGVIVNTASVAAFDGQIGQAAYSASKGGVAAMTLPLARDLSKLLVRVVTIAPGIMQTPMMAGMPPEVQASLEEQIPHPSRMGTAAEYAALVRHIVENPLLNGETIRLDGAIRMQPK, encoded by the coding sequence ATGGAACTCATCGGAGCGAGCGCGATCGTCACGGGCGGCGCATCCGGTCTCGGGCGAGGCACCGCGCAGGTGCTCGCGGCGGCGGGCGCGGAGGTCGTCATCGTCGACCTGCCCGGCTCGCCGGGGGAGCAGACGGCCGTCGAATTGTGGGATGTCACGGGCGGCCGTGTGCGGTTCGCCGCCGCCGACGTCACCGACGAGGCATCCGTTCAGGCGGCGATCGACCTCGCGCAGGAGCGCGCGCCCCTCCGCGTCGCCGTGAGCTGCGCCGGCATCGCGACCGCCGGCCGCACGGTCGGTCGCGACGGGCCGCTCGCGCTCGCGGCGTTCGAGCGGACCATCCGAGTGAACCTCATCGGCACCTTCAACGTCGCGCGCCTCGCAGCGGCGGCCATGGCCGCGAACGAGCCCGTGTCGCTGCAGAGCCTGCCGGGCGTCCCGCCGACCGAGGAGCGCGGCGTCATCGTCAACACCGCGTCGGTCGCGGCCTTCGACGGGCAGATCGGCCAGGCCGCCTACTCGGCCTCGAAGGGCGGCGTCGCGGCCATGACGCTGCCGCTCGCGCGCGACCTGTCGAAGCTCCTCGTCCGCGTCGTCACGATCGCCCCCGGCATCATGCAGACGCCCATGATGGCGGGCATGCCGCCCGAGGTGCAGGCTTCGCTCGAGGAGCAGATCCCGCACCCGTCGCGCATGGGCACGGCCGCCGAGTACGCCGCGCTCGTCCGGCACATCGTCGAGAACCCGCTGCTGAACGGCGAGACGATCCGTCTCGACGGGGCGATCCGGATGCAGCCGAAATGA
- a CDS encoding PadR family transcriptional regulator, with product MNETDDLTAGHLQELRRGTVVLACLLRLREPDYGYALLESLGANGIAVDANTLYPLLRRLEKQGLLTSEWNTDEARPRKFYRTSTAGDALARILTADWQSLDRALARFAETSGDATSGATTPGATTPVAQTAAPETSDTEDPTTEGDPR from the coding sequence ATGAACGAAACCGACGACCTCACCGCGGGGCACCTGCAAGAGCTCCGGCGCGGTACCGTCGTCCTCGCGTGCCTCCTGCGGCTGCGCGAGCCCGACTACGGGTACGCGCTGCTCGAGTCGCTCGGCGCGAACGGTATCGCGGTCGACGCGAACACGCTGTACCCGCTCCTCCGGCGCCTCGAGAAGCAGGGGCTCCTCACGAGCGAGTGGAACACCGACGAGGCCCGGCCCCGCAAGTTCTACCGCACGAGCACCGCGGGCGACGCGCTCGCCCGCATCCTCACCGCCGACTGGCAGAGCCTCGACCGCGCGCTCGCGCGCTTCGCCGAGACATCCGGCGACGCGACATCCGGCGCCACGACACCCGGCGCCACGACACCCGTCGCCCAAACCGCCGCGCCCGAGACATCCGACACCGAAGACCCAACGACCGAAGGAGACCCGCGATGA
- a CDS encoding DUF1622 domain-containing protein, producing MDFGSIIERIGEVIDVIGVAAIVIGVVYAIVDAAIRRLRHGEAVYERFRRVLGRAILLGLELLVAADIIKTVAVTPTLESVAVLAAIVLIRTFLSWSLELEISGRWPWQKPHAPTSDTPTPTPPTPAPPTPAPPIR from the coding sequence ATGGACTTCGGCAGCATCATCGAACGCATCGGCGAGGTCATCGACGTCATCGGCGTCGCCGCGATCGTCATCGGCGTCGTCTACGCGATCGTGGATGCCGCGATCCGCCGCCTGCGGCACGGCGAGGCGGTGTACGAGCGCTTCCGGCGCGTGCTGGGGCGCGCGATCCTCCTCGGACTCGAGCTGCTCGTCGCCGCCGACATCATCAAGACCGTCGCCGTGACGCCGACCCTCGAGTCGGTCGCCGTGCTCGCGGCGATCGTGCTCATCCGCACGTTCCTGTCGTGGTCGCTCGAGCTCGAGATCTCGGGCCGCTGGCCGTGGCAGAAGCCCCACGCTCCGACGTCCGACACCCCCACCCCCACCCCGCCCACCCCGGCTCCGCCCACCCCGGCTCCGCCGATTCGCTGA
- a CDS encoding phosphoenolpyruvate carboxykinase (GTP) — MTISDITIGTEASAAYAEPRGTTDPALRAWVADLAALTKPDEIVWCDGSRHEADLLTKQAVAEGKLVKLNPEWRPNSYLARTDPGDVARVEDRTFICSTYEEDAGPTNNWRDPRDMRRELLDVFDGSMKGRTMYVVPFSMGPLGGPISQLGVEITDSPYVVLSMGIMTRMGEQVYRLIEAGEPWVKTVHSVGYPLVDGVGRRRAEVEWPCNDEKYIVQFPDSREIWSFGSGYGGNALLAKKCFALRIASVMARDEGWLAEHMLLIKITSPAGKAYHVAAAFPSACGKTNLAMLQPTIPGWTVETIGDDIAWMRPGDDGRLYAINPEAGFFGVAPGTGESTNPTAVATLWGNTIFTNVALRSDGDVWWEGLTDEAPAELIDWEGREWTPDSGRPAAHPNSRFTVAAAQCPQISGDWDAHEGVPIDAILFGGRRATNVPLVAQARSWKHGVFMGATISSEKTAAAEGTVGELRRDPFAMLPFCGYNMADYWGHWVKMGRILGEHAPQIFQVNWFRKGADGSFLWPGFGDNSRVLEWIVGRIEGTAAAVEEPIGLLPAPGALDIDGLDLSDETVAQLFDVDRDSWLAECDLTDAYFAQFGDRVPAALRAELASLRYHLERG, encoded by the coding sequence ATGACCATCTCCGACATCACGATCGGCACCGAGGCATCCGCCGCCTACGCGGAGCCCCGCGGCACGACCGATCCCGCGCTCCGCGCGTGGGTCGCCGACCTCGCCGCCCTCACGAAGCCCGACGAGATCGTCTGGTGCGACGGGTCGCGGCACGAGGCCGACCTGCTCACCAAGCAGGCCGTCGCCGAGGGCAAGCTCGTGAAGCTCAACCCCGAATGGCGTCCCAACAGCTACCTCGCGCGCACCGACCCGGGCGACGTCGCCCGCGTCGAAGACCGCACGTTCATCTGCTCGACCTACGAAGAGGACGCCGGCCCTACGAACAACTGGCGCGACCCGCGCGACATGCGCCGCGAGCTCCTCGACGTGTTCGACGGCTCGATGAAGGGCCGCACGATGTACGTCGTGCCGTTCTCGATGGGCCCCCTCGGCGGCCCCATCTCGCAGCTCGGCGTCGAGATCACCGACTCGCCCTACGTCGTGCTCTCGATGGGCATCATGACGCGCATGGGCGAGCAGGTCTACCGGCTGATCGAGGCCGGCGAGCCGTGGGTGAAGACCGTGCATTCGGTCGGCTACCCGCTCGTCGACGGGGTCGGCCGCCGCCGCGCCGAGGTCGAGTGGCCGTGCAACGACGAGAAGTACATCGTGCAGTTCCCCGACTCGCGCGAGATCTGGTCGTTCGGGTCGGGCTACGGCGGCAACGCCCTCCTCGCGAAGAAGTGCTTCGCACTGCGCATCGCGTCGGTCATGGCACGCGATGAAGGATGGCTCGCCGAGCACATGCTCCTCATCAAGATCACCTCGCCTGCGGGCAAGGCGTACCACGTGGCGGCGGCGTTCCCGTCGGCGTGCGGCAAGACGAACCTCGCGATGCTCCAGCCCACGATCCCCGGCTGGACGGTCGAGACGATCGGCGACGACATCGCCTGGATGCGCCCCGGCGACGACGGCCGCCTCTACGCGATCAACCCCGAGGCGGGCTTCTTCGGCGTCGCGCCGGGCACGGGCGAGTCGACCAACCCGACCGCCGTCGCGACCCTCTGGGGCAACACGATCTTCACGAACGTCGCGCTCCGCTCCGACGGCGACGTCTGGTGGGAGGGGCTCACCGACGAGGCGCCCGCCGAGCTCATCGACTGGGAGGGCCGCGAGTGGACGCCCGACTCCGGCCGCCCCGCGGCGCACCCGAACTCGCGCTTCACGGTCGCCGCCGCGCAGTGCCCGCAGATCTCGGGCGACTGGGACGCCCACGAGGGCGTGCCGATCGACGCGATCCTCTTCGGCGGACGACGGGCGACGAACGTGCCGCTCGTCGCGCAGGCGCGCAGCTGGAAGCACGGCGTCTTCATGGGTGCGACGATCTCGTCGGAGAAGACGGCCGCGGCCGAGGGCACGGTCGGCGAGCTCCGCCGCGACCCGTTCGCGATGCTCCCGTTCTGCGGCTACAACATGGCCGACTACTGGGGGCACTGGGTCAAGATGGGGCGGATCCTCGGCGAGCATGCGCCGCAGATCTTCCAGGTGAACTGGTTCCGCAAGGGCGCCGACGGCTCGTTCCTCTGGCCCGGGTTCGGCGACAACTCGCGCGTGCTCGAGTGGATCGTCGGCCGCATCGAGGGCACCGCAGCCGCCGTCGAGGAGCCCATCGGACTCCTGCCCGCGCCCGGCGCGCTCGACATCGACGGCCTCGACCTCTCCGACGAGACGGTCGCACAGCTCTTCGACGTCGACCGCGACTCGTGGCTCGCCGAGTGCGACCTCACCGACGCCTACTTCGCACAGTTCGGCGACCGGGTTCCCGCGGCGCTCCGCGCCGAACTCGCGAGCCTCCGGTACCACCTCGAGCGGGGCTGA
- a CDS encoding thiolase family protein, giving the protein MVTEAVIVDVVRTPVGRGKPGGQLSGVHPVDLLAGVLDALVNRNDLDPGLVEDVIGGCVSQVGEQSYNLTRNAVLAAGFPEFVPGTTIDRQCGSSQQAATFAAQAVLAGQADIVIACGVESMSRVPLGSSAQGADPYGPRIRARYPEGLVNQGVSAELIAARWNLSRDELDAYAARSHALATAAGEEGLFAREVVPVPGVDALADETVRPGTSAASLAGLQPAFRTDALAARFPDVDWRITAGNSSPLTDGASAALIMSADAAEKLDLTPRARFRAFSVTGSDPLYMLTGVIPATARVLERAGLTHDDIDAYEVNEAFASVPLAWLAETGADASKLNPRGGAIALGHALGSSGTRLLTTLVNQLEETGGRYGLETMCEGGGMANATVIERI; this is encoded by the coding sequence ATGGTCACCGAAGCCGTCATCGTCGACGTCGTCCGCACTCCCGTCGGCCGGGGCAAGCCCGGCGGGCAACTGTCGGGGGTGCACCCAGTGGATCTCCTCGCGGGCGTGCTCGACGCGCTCGTGAACCGCAACGACCTCGACCCGGGGCTCGTCGAAGACGTCATCGGCGGGTGCGTGAGCCAGGTCGGCGAGCAGTCGTACAACCTCACGCGCAACGCCGTGCTCGCGGCGGGCTTCCCAGAGTTCGTGCCCGGCACGACGATCGACCGGCAGTGCGGGTCGAGCCAACAGGCTGCGACGTTCGCCGCGCAAGCGGTGCTCGCGGGGCAGGCCGACATCGTCATCGCGTGCGGCGTCGAGTCGATGAGCCGCGTGCCGCTCGGCTCCTCCGCGCAGGGCGCCGACCCCTACGGCCCGCGCATCCGGGCCCGCTACCCCGAGGGGCTCGTGAACCAGGGCGTCTCGGCCGAGCTCATCGCCGCTCGCTGGAACCTGTCGCGCGACGAGCTCGACGCGTACGCCGCCCGCTCGCACGCCCTCGCGACGGCGGCGGGCGAGGAGGGCCTCTTCGCGCGCGAGGTCGTTCCGGTGCCGGGCGTCGACGCGCTCGCCGATGAGACCGTGCGGCCCGGGACATCCGCCGCATCGCTCGCCGGCCTCCAGCCGGCGTTCCGCACCGACGCGCTCGCCGCACGCTTCCCCGACGTCGACTGGCGCATCACCGCCGGCAACTCGTCGCCCCTCACCGACGGCGCCTCGGCCGCCCTCATCATGAGCGCCGACGCCGCGGAGAAGCTCGATCTGACGCCCCGCGCGCGCTTCCGCGCGTTCTCGGTCACGGGCAGCGACCCCCTCTACATGCTCACGGGCGTCATCCCCGCGACAGCCCGCGTCCTCGAGCGCGCGGGCCTCACGCACGACGACATCGACGCGTACGAGGTCAACGAGGCGTTCGCGTCGGTGCCGCTCGCATGGCTCGCGGAGACGGGGGCGGATGCCTCGAAGCTCAACCCGCGCGGCGGCGCCATCGCGCTCGGGCATGCACTCGGGTCATCCGGCACTCGTCTCTTGACGACCCTCGTGAACCAGCTCGAGGAGACCGGCGGACGCTACGGGCTCGAGACCATGTGCGAGGGCGGCGGCATGGCCAACGCGACCGTCATCGAGCGGATCTAG
- a CDS encoding ABC transporter ATP-binding protein — translation MSQNAAPARRSPFARRAERGGPRATFKQLLPFIFEHRPVLVWVGVLSIIAALASLGQPLLVSQVIAIVEKGDPLGWIVWALIALVVVNGVISGYQHYLLQRTGEGIVLSSRKRLIAKILNLPIAEFDTRRTGDLVSRVGSDTTLLRAVLTQGLVEAIGGAVTFVGALIAMAIIDPVLLGLTVLVVAVAVTTVVLLSSRVRDASRAAQDKVGDVAASVERAISAVRTIRAAGATRREIDVVDAEAEGAWRKGVDVAKISALIVPVAGIAMQVSFLVVLGVGGFRVASGAITVANLVAFILFLFMMIMPLGLAFGAITSVNQALGALGRIQEILDLPNEDQNDRQLAPLAVVVGPANEGLLPDAPAISFDDVHFAYAVTTPNHPADPGNDTADAHAPEPNVTDREPVLRGVSFDVPRGHRVALVGPSGAGKSTILALIERFYDPSVGAVRLGGLDLRSIDRSELRAQIGYVEQDAPVLAGTIRENLLLGSPDASDAECEHVLRAVNLGGVLDRDPAGLGAAVGEDGIMLSGGERQRLAIARALLAAPPILLLDESTSSLDGVNERMMREAIDAVAAGRTLLVIAHRLSTVVDSDRIIVLDQGKVVGEGTHDELVRAVPLYRELAEHQLLV, via the coding sequence ATGAGCCAGAACGCAGCCCCCGCACGCCGTTCGCCCTTCGCCCGACGCGCAGAACGCGGCGGCCCGCGCGCCACGTTCAAGCAGCTGCTGCCCTTCATCTTCGAGCACCGCCCCGTGCTCGTGTGGGTCGGCGTGCTCTCGATCATCGCGGCGCTCGCGAGCCTCGGCCAGCCGCTCCTCGTCAGCCAGGTCATCGCGATCGTCGAGAAGGGCGACCCCCTCGGCTGGATCGTCTGGGCGCTCATCGCGCTCGTCGTCGTCAACGGCGTCATCTCGGGCTACCAGCACTACCTGCTCCAGCGAACTGGCGAGGGCATCGTGCTGTCGAGCCGCAAGCGGCTCATCGCGAAGATCCTGAACCTGCCCATCGCCGAGTTCGACACCCGTCGCACGGGCGACCTCGTCTCGCGCGTCGGCAGCGACACGACCCTCCTCCGCGCCGTCCTCACCCAGGGTCTCGTCGAGGCGATCGGCGGCGCCGTCACGTTCGTCGGCGCCCTCATCGCCATGGCGATCATCGACCCCGTGCTCCTCGGGCTCACGGTGCTCGTCGTCGCTGTCGCCGTCACGACGGTCGTCCTCCTGTCGTCGCGCGTCCGCGACGCCTCGCGCGCCGCACAAGACAAGGTGGGGGATGTCGCGGCCAGCGTCGAACGCGCGATCAGCGCCGTCCGGACCATCCGCGCCGCAGGCGCGACCCGCCGCGAGATCGACGTCGTCGACGCCGAAGCCGAGGGCGCGTGGCGCAAGGGCGTCGACGTCGCCAAGATCTCGGCGCTCATCGTGCCCGTCGCGGGCATCGCGATGCAGGTGTCGTTCCTCGTCGTCCTCGGCGTCGGCGGCTTCCGCGTGGCATCCGGCGCTATCACGGTCGCGAACCTCGTCGCGTTCATCCTGTTCCTGTTCATGATGATCATGCCCCTCGGCCTCGCCTTCGGCGCCATCACGTCGGTCAACCAGGCGCTCGGCGCACTTGGGCGCATCCAGGAGATCCTCGACCTCCCGAATGAAGACCAGAACGACCGGCAGCTCGCGCCGCTCGCCGTCGTCGTCGGCCCCGCCAACGAAGGGCTCCTGCCCGACGCGCCCGCGATCTCGTTCGACGACGTGCACTTCGCCTACGCCGTCACGACGCCCAACCACCCCGCCGACCCCGGCAACGACACCGCCGACGCGCACGCCCCCGAACCGAACGTGACCGACCGCGAGCCGGTGCTCCGCGGCGTCTCGTTCGATGTGCCGCGCGGCCACCGCGTCGCCCTCGTCGGCCCGTCGGGCGCGGGCAAGTCGACGATCCTCGCCCTCATCGAGCGGTTCTACGACCCGAGCGTCGGCGCCGTGCGCCTCGGCGGCCTCGACCTGCGCTCGATCGACCGCAGCGAGCTCCGCGCCCAGATCGGCTACGTCGAGCAGGATGCGCCCGTGCTCGCCGGCACCATCCGCGAGAACCTCCTCCTCGGCAGCCCCGACGCGTCCGACGCCGAGTGCGAGCACGTGCTCCGCGCCGTCAACCTCGGCGGCGTGCTCGACCGCGACCCGGCGGGCCTCGGCGCGGCCGTGGGCGAAGACGGCATCATGCTCTCAGGCGGCGAGCGCCAGCGACTCGCGATCGCCCGCGCGCTCCTCGCCGCTCCCCCGATCCTGCTCCTCGACGAGTCGACGTCGTCGCTCGACGGCGTCAACGAGCGGATGATGCGCGAGGCGATCGACGCCGTCGCGGCGGGACGCACGCTCCTCGTCATCGCACACCGGCTCTCCACGGTCGTCGACAGCGACCGCATCATCGTGCTCGACCAGGGCAAGGTCGTCGGCGAGGGCACGCACGACGAACTCGTGCGCGCCGTGCCGCTCTACCGCGAGCTCGCGGAGCACCAGCTGCTCGTGTGA
- a CDS encoding VanZ family protein: MDRLLPGLTAVLLGIPVLVAVFTPIVALEYRRRGGFSGVRLTAWIMLLFYVLGLWAYTLLPLPEPGSFACVGAELDPTAAFRDILRDQADGGSLIGNPAFQQVALNVLLFVPLGVFVRLLFGRGVVVSTIAGFVVSLSIELTQLTGLWGVYECAYRVFDTADLLVNTLGAVVGSLAAWPVARRLALRAQRHANPDASSGPVSAARRLTGMVVDALAVWLTAAALAIGVRLAVLVLSGHDAMMSLSDEVVVWTTSAAVALQLVAVLSTGATIGEHAVLVEPVETRTPRWMWRLVRFAVGIGGWTALGALPSPWSLAASVLALASVVAVFTTDGHRGLAQVAAGMRVRGLVRDVPDASAHADASDTTRA, translated from the coding sequence GTGGATCGACTGCTGCCGGGCCTCACCGCCGTGCTCCTCGGCATCCCCGTGCTCGTCGCCGTGTTCACCCCGATCGTCGCCCTCGAGTACCGCCGTCGCGGCGGGTTCTCGGGGGTGCGCCTGACCGCGTGGATCATGCTGCTGTTCTACGTCTTGGGGCTCTGGGCGTACACGCTCCTGCCGCTGCCCGAACCGGGGTCGTTCGCGTGCGTCGGCGCCGAGCTCGATCCCACGGCGGCGTTCCGGGACATCCTGCGCGATCAGGCCGACGGCGGCTCGCTCATCGGCAATCCGGCGTTCCAGCAGGTCGCGCTCAACGTGCTGCTGTTCGTGCCGCTCGGCGTCTTCGTGCGGCTCCTCTTCGGCCGGGGCGTCGTCGTCTCGACGATCGCAGGGTTCGTCGTGTCGCTCTCGATCGAGCTCACGCAGCTCACGGGGCTCTGGGGCGTCTACGAGTGCGCGTACCGCGTGTTCGACACGGCCGACCTCCTCGTCAACACGCTCGGCGCGGTCGTCGGGTCGCTCGCGGCGTGGCCGGTCGCGCGCCGGCTCGCGCTGCGAGCACAACGGCACGCGAATCCGGATGCCTCGTCCGGGCCGGTCTCGGCCGCTCGGCGCCTCACGGGCATGGTCGTCGACGCGCTCGCGGTCTGGCTCACGGCGGCGGCGCTCGCGATCGGCGTGCGTCTCGCGGTGCTCGTGCTCTCGGGCCACGACGCGATGATGTCGCTCAGCGACGAGGTCGTCGTGTGGACGACGAGCGCCGCGGTCGCGCTGCAACTGGTCGCGGTGCTCTCGACCGGCGCGACGATCGGCGAGCACGCCGTGCTCGTCGAACCCGTCGAGACGCGCACGCCCCGGTGGATGTGGCGACTCGTGCGGTTCGCCGTCGGCATCGGCGGCTGGACCGCGCTCGGCGCGTTGCCGTCGCCGTGGTCGCTCGCCGCATCGGTGCTCGCGCTCGCGAGCGTCGTCGCGGTGTTCACGACCGACGGGCATCGCGGGCTCGCGCAGGTCGCGGCGGGCATGCGCGTGCGAGGGCTCGTGCGCGACGTGCCGGATGCCTCGGCGCACGCGGATGCCTCGGACACGACCCGAGCGTGA